From Polaribacter butkevichii, a single genomic window includes:
- a CDS encoding nucleoside deaminase gives MIQPFDDTYFMRKALQEAEIAFDKGEVPVGAIIVFKDQVIARAHNLTETLNDVTAHAEMQAFTAAADFLGGKYLKECVLYVTLEPCQMCAGASYWAQIGKIVYGASEPERGFKNLNTTLHPKTKVVAGILENECAQLLKRFFVEKRNLN, from the coding sequence ATGATTCAACCTTTTGACGATACTTATTTTATGAGAAAGGCTTTGCAAGAAGCTGAAATTGCCTTTGATAAAGGTGAAGTGCCTGTAGGTGCAATCATTGTTTTTAAAGATCAGGTTATTGCAAGAGCTCATAATTTAACGGAAACTTTAAATGATGTAACTGCGCATGCAGAAATGCAGGCATTTACTGCTGCTGCAGATTTTTTAGGCGGAAAATATTTAAAAGAATGTGTGTTATATGTTACGTTAGAGCCTTGCCAAATGTGTGCTGGTGCCAGTTATTGGGCGCAGATTGGTAAGATTGTTTATGGAGCATCAGAACCAGAAAGAGGATTTAAGAATTTAAATACTACGTTGCATCCAAAAACAAAAGTGGTAGCAGGTATTTTAGAAAATGAATGTGCTCAGCTCTTAAAACGTTTTTTTGTTGAAAAACGGAACTTAAATTAA
- a CDS encoding Y-family DNA polymerase, which produces MFALVDCNNFYASCERVFNPNLQGKPVAILSNNDGCVISMSDEAKKLQLPFGAPIFKWDAFCKANNITVLSSNYPLYGDMSARVMNILADFSPDVEVYSIDESFLELKGFENYDLSEYATKIRSRILKWTGIPTCVGVAPTKALTKVANKIARSNIKQSKGICIIDSDEKRIKALKWTKIGNVWGIGSRLKKRLQDKGCITAYDFTQLSSDWVLKEFSIVEWRLQKDLQGISKIPLEDAVSSKKMIATTRSFEYTYSDIDNIKERISTFAASCAEKLRNQKSSCHMLIVQLSSDRHKKEMQQHRENITVVFSSPTDSTLTIANAAVEAVKTIFKTGVKYKRAGVIVTGLVPNDNFQLNLFSSENPKHKPLMSAIDKLNKKFKSDKIKLGNQDLKRTWKMRQERLSARFTTNINDVIIVKAS; this is translated from the coding sequence ATGTTTGCACTCGTAGATTGTAATAATTTTTATGCTTCTTGTGAGCGGGTTTTTAACCCTAATTTACAAGGGAAACCAGTTGCTATTTTAAGCAATAATGATGGTTGTGTTATTTCTATGAGCGATGAAGCTAAGAAATTACAATTGCCTTTTGGTGCCCCTATTTTTAAGTGGGATGCATTTTGTAAAGCAAATAATATTACCGTTTTATCTTCTAACTATCCGTTATACGGAGATATGAGTGCTAGAGTGATGAATATTTTGGCAGATTTTTCGCCAGACGTAGAAGTTTATTCTATTGATGAATCTTTTTTAGAATTAAAAGGTTTTGAAAATTATGATTTGTCTGAATATGCTACAAAAATTAGAAGCAGAATTTTAAAATGGACCGGAATACCAACTTGTGTGGGTGTTGCGCCCACCAAAGCACTGACTAAAGTTGCCAACAAAATTGCACGTTCTAACATTAAGCAATCTAAAGGAATTTGCATTATAGATTCTGATGAAAAAAGAATTAAAGCCTTAAAATGGACAAAAATTGGCAACGTTTGGGGAATTGGAAGTCGTTTAAAAAAACGCTTGCAAGATAAAGGTTGTATTACTGCCTATGATTTTACACAACTTTCTAGTGATTGGGTTTTAAAAGAATTTTCTATTGTAGAATGGCGTTTGCAAAAAGACTTACAAGGCATTTCTAAAATTCCTTTAGAAGATGCTGTTTCTTCTAAAAAGATGATTGCAACTACTAGAAGTTTCGAATACACGTATTCTGATATCGACAATATTAAAGAGCGTATTTCTACCTTTGCAGCAAGTTGTGCAGAGAAATTAAGGAATCAGAAATCTAGTTGCCACATGCTAATTGTACAACTTTCTAGCGATCGACATAAAAAAGAAATGCAACAACATAGAGAAAACATAACGGTTGTATTTTCTTCGCCAACAGATTCTACGTTAACCATTGCCAACGCAGCAGTAGAGGCCGTAAAAACTATTTTTAAAACCGGTGTTAAATACAAAAGAGCTGGCGTTATTGTTACAGGTTTAGTACCCAATGATAATTTTCAATTAAATTTATTTTCAAGCGAAAACCCAAAACACAAACCTTTAATGTCTGCGATTGATAAGTTGAATAAAAAGTTTAAATCTGATAAAATTAAATTAGGAAACCAAGATTTAAAACGCACTTGGAAAATGCGTCAAGAAAGATTATCTGCTAGATTTACTACAAATATTAATGATGTAATAATTGTAAAAGCCTCTTAA
- a CDS encoding flotillin family protein, whose protein sequence is MVLQASQFAGLIGIGIAILFVFILLIAMVKRYKRCPSDRILVVYGKVGGGESAKCIHGGAAFIFPVIQDYQFLDLTPISIEVNLVNALSKQNIRVNVPSRFTIGVSTEPGIMQNAAERLLGLDQDSIQDLAQEIIFGQLRLVVASMDIEEINNDRDKFLANISQSVETELKKVGLKLINVNITDIVDESGYIEALGKEAAAHAINAARKSVAEKNRDGSIGEANAVQDERTQVAAANAQAVEGENTAKIAVANSDSVRRQREAEAERTAIASEKVQTANALKESYAAEQEAEVARAERERSSQLADIIVPAEIDKRKVEIDAEARAENIRRIAKGEADAILFKAQAEAQGLYEVLTKQAAGLDQIVKAAGNDSQNAALLLIADKLPELVKTQADAIKNIKIDKVTVWENGGGKDGKTSTSNFISGMYKAVPPLQEMFNMAGMELPSYLKGKDIPAEVSAEIIEDKEN, encoded by the coding sequence ATGGTATTACAAGCCAGTCAATTTGCTGGATTAATCGGAATAGGAATTGCAATTCTCTTCGTTTTTATATTGCTAATTGCAATGGTAAAACGGTATAAAAGATGTCCGTCAGACAGAATTTTGGTTGTTTATGGAAAAGTAGGCGGAGGAGAATCTGCTAAATGTATTCATGGTGGAGCCGCATTTATCTTTCCAGTAATTCAAGATTATCAATTTTTAGATTTAACACCAATTTCTATAGAAGTAAATTTGGTAAACGCACTTTCTAAGCAAAATATTCGTGTAAATGTACCAAGTAGATTTACAATTGGGGTTTCTACAGAACCAGGAATTATGCAAAATGCTGCAGAAAGATTATTAGGTTTAGACCAAGACAGTATTCAGGATTTAGCACAAGAAATTATTTTTGGTCAATTACGTTTGGTAGTTGCATCAATGGATATTGAAGAAATTAACAACGACCGTGATAAGTTTTTAGCAAATATTTCACAAAGTGTAGAAACCGAGTTAAAAAAAGTCGGATTAAAATTAATCAACGTAAATATTACAGATATTGTTGATGAATCTGGTTATATAGAAGCTTTAGGTAAAGAGGCAGCTGCACATGCAATTAACGCAGCAAGAAAATCTGTAGCAGAGAAAAATAGAGATGGTTCTATTGGAGAGGCAAATGCGGTACAAGATGAAAGAACACAAGTTGCGGCAGCAAACGCACAGGCAGTAGAAGGAGAAAATACAGCAAAAATTGCCGTAGCCAATTCAGACTCGGTACGTAGACAAAGAGAAGCAGAAGCAGAACGTACAGCAATTGCATCAGAAAAGGTACAAACAGCAAACGCATTAAAAGAATCTTATGCTGCAGAGCAAGAAGCAGAGGTTGCCAGAGCAGAAAGAGAACGTTCATCTCAATTAGCAGATATTATTGTACCTGCAGAAATTGATAAACGTAAAGTAGAAATAGATGCAGAAGCAAGAGCGGAAAACATTAGAAGAATAGCAAAAGGAGAGGCAGATGCAATTTTATTTAAAGCGCAAGCAGAAGCACAAGGTTTGTATGAAGTTTTAACAAAGCAAGCAGCTGGTTTAGATCAAATTGTAAAAGCAGCAGGAAACGATTCTCAAAACGCAGCCTTATTATTAATTGCAGATAAATTACCAGAATTGGTAAAAACACAAGCAGATGCCATTAAAAATATTAAGATTGATAAAGTTACGGTTTGGGAAAATGGTGGAGGAAAAGATGGTAAAACATCAACATCTAACTTTATTTCTGGTATGTATAAAGCAGTACCGCCATTACAAGAAATGTTTAATATGGCCGGTATGGAGTTGCCAAGTTATTTAAAAGGGAAAGATATTCCAGCAGAGGTATCTGCAGAGATTATTGAGGATAAAGAGAACTAG
- a CDS encoding S9 family peptidase produces the protein MKKFLLLFLSFFAVSVVTAQDTPVPNYRAAAKYSPKNLAKMVHSTTVSPHWLKKGNRFWYAYKTSEGSNYYLVDADKKSKKALFDNVKMAKWLTEITKDPYDAKHLPRFSFKFNKAENAIRFRVTSTEEVEVIADKKEVKKDSTSSKKGKSKKPKLEKKVYHLEYKLGGNGLTIIDNLKKEKEDWKKWANIAPDSSIVLYSKNYNLYWMDKINFKKFIKNEKDSTVVENQWTKDGEENYGYGGGSRGKDNVDKEKDKDKRNGVSGVWSHDSKKFVFQKSDARHIKDLWVINSTGKKRPTLETYKYHMPGEQEYYKSELLIFDIPTKTHVKVPLDTIKQQSISVFRAPRKQSSRDDDFRPSLLLSKKGKVYFSVISRDRKKYDINVADINTGTYKTLIEERFNTYIEARPLILLNNEKEMLHWAERDGWAHFYLYDSEGNLKNQVTEGDYHVANFEGLNESTRTLYFSANGVNKKQDPYYAHTYKINLNGTGLKTLNPGDFTASTSMADSNQYFVSNFSRVNTVPKSEVRDANGRKVMDLETADLSQLFASGYQFPETFKVKADDGITDIYGVMYKPFDMDSTMVYPLLEYVYPGPQTEAVNKSFSYRMDRLDRMAQVGFVVITLGNRGGHPDRSKWYHNYGYGNLRDYGLVDKKYVAQQLANKHKFIDIEKVGIYGHSGGGFMSTAAMLVYPDFFKAAVSSAGNHDNNVYNSWWSETHHGVKEEIDEKGKISYKYKIDTNPSLAKNLKGHLMLIHGDMDNNVNPAGTIRMANELIKAHKRFKYMIMPGQRHGFGNMTEYSFWLRADHFSKYLLGKEATDVDFMYMNLDKPMNK, from the coding sequence ATGAAAAAATTCTTACTTTTATTCTTGTCCTTTTTTGCTGTTTCAGTAGTTACAGCACAAGATACTCCAGTCCCCAATTACAGAGCAGCTGCTAAATATTCTCCAAAAAATTTGGCTAAAATGGTACACTCTACAACGGTAAGTCCACATTGGTTAAAAAAAGGAAATCGCTTTTGGTATGCTTATAAAACATCCGAAGGTTCTAATTATTATTTAGTAGATGCAGATAAGAAATCTAAAAAAGCCCTTTTCGATAATGTAAAGATGGCAAAGTGGTTAACAGAAATCACTAAAGATCCTTACGATGCAAAACACTTACCACGTTTTAGCTTTAAATTTAATAAAGCAGAAAATGCTATTCGTTTTAGAGTAACATCTACAGAAGAAGTTGAAGTTATTGCTGATAAAAAGGAAGTGAAAAAAGATTCTACTTCATCAAAAAAAGGAAAAAGCAAGAAACCTAAATTGGAGAAAAAAGTCTACCATTTAGAATATAAATTAGGTGGAAATGGTTTAACAATTATAGATAATCTAAAGAAAGAAAAAGAAGACTGGAAAAAGTGGGCAAACATTGCACCAGATAGTTCTATTGTTTTGTATTCTAAGAATTATAATTTGTATTGGATGGATAAAATAAACTTTAAAAAGTTTATTAAAAATGAAAAAGATAGTACAGTTGTAGAAAACCAATGGACTAAAGATGGTGAAGAAAACTATGGCTACGGAGGTGGTTCTAGAGGAAAAGATAATGTTGATAAAGAAAAAGATAAGGATAAAAGAAACGGAGTTAGTGGTGTTTGGTCTCACGATTCTAAGAAGTTTGTTTTTCAAAAATCAGATGCTAGACATATTAAAGATTTGTGGGTAATTAATTCTACAGGTAAAAAAAGACCAACCTTAGAAACCTATAAATATCATATGCCCGGAGAACAAGAATATTATAAATCTGAATTATTAATTTTTGATATTCCTACAAAAACGCATGTAAAAGTACCTTTAGATACAATTAAGCAACAAAGTATTTCTGTTTTTAGAGCCCCAAGAAAACAATCTAGTAGAGATGATGATTTTAGACCATCATTATTACTATCTAAAAAAGGAAAAGTATACTTCAGTGTTATTTCTAGAGATCGTAAAAAGTATGATATTAATGTTGCTGATATAAATACAGGAACCTACAAAACCTTAATTGAAGAACGTTTTAATACGTATATAGAAGCTCGTCCTTTAATTTTATTGAACAACGAAAAAGAAATGTTGCACTGGGCAGAACGCGATGGTTGGGCACATTTTTATTTATATGATTCAGAAGGAAACTTAAAGAACCAAGTTACAGAAGGTGATTATCATGTGGCCAATTTTGAAGGTTTAAATGAAAGTACAAGAACCTTGTATTTTTCTGCTAACGGAGTAAATAAAAAGCAAGATCCGTATTATGCACATACTTATAAAATTAATTTAAACGGAACGGGATTGAAAACATTAAACCCGGGAGATTTTACAGCAAGCACAAGTATGGCAGATTCTAATCAGTATTTTGTAAGCAACTTTTCTAGAGTAAATACTGTACCAAAATCGGAAGTTAGAGATGCTAACGGACGTAAAGTAATGGATTTAGAAACGGCAGATTTATCGCAATTATTTGCATCGGGATATCAATTTCCAGAAACGTTTAAAGTGAAAGCAGATGACGGAATTACGGATATTTACGGAGTAATGTATAAGCCTTTTGATATGGATTCTACTATGGTTTATCCTTTATTAGAGTATGTTTATCCTGGTCCACAGACAGAGGCGGTAAATAAATCTTTTTCTTACAGAATGGACCGATTAGATAGAATGGCGCAAGTTGGTTTTGTGGTGATTACTTTAGGAAATAGAGGAGGGCATCCAGATAGATCTAAATGGTATCATAATTATGGTTACGGAAACTTACGTGATTATGGTTTGGTAGATAAAAAATATGTAGCGCAACAATTGGCAAACAAACATAAATTTATCGACATAGAAAAAGTAGGGATTTACGGTCATTCTGGTGGTGGATTTATGTCTACAGCAGCTATGTTAGTCTATCCAGATTTCTTTAAAGCAGCAGTTTCATCTGCAGGAAATCACGATAATAATGTGTACAATTCTTGGTGGAGTGAAACGCATCATGGGGTTAAAGAAGAAATTGATGAGAAAGGAAAAATTTCTTATAAATATAAAATTGACACCAATCCATCTTTGGCAAAAAATTTAAAAGGACATTTAATGTTGATTCATGGAGATATGGATAATAACGTAAATCCTGCAGGAACCATTAGAATGGCAAACGAATTAATTAAAGCTCATAAACGTTTTAAATATATGATTATGCCAGGGCAAAGACATGGTTTTGGTAATATGACAGAATATTCTTTCTGGTTAAGAGCAGATCATTTTAGTAAGTATTTGTTAGGTAAAGAAGCTACAGATGTAGATTTTATGTATATGAATTTAGACAAACCAATGAATAAATAA
- a CDS encoding TonB-dependent receptor plug domain-containing protein: MKIKIALVSTLIFSALQINAQVAPIKRDTLKEIVITSTRIDLPFKENSRTIDVISSEVIKNSAATNVADLLQQVAGVDIRRRGTAGSQADLYIRGGGFDQTLLLIDGIKMDDAQTGHHTMNAALPIEVIERIEIIKGPAARVFGQNAFTGAINIVTKNKLEDTVSANVEAGSFGQINRSITVGKDFENTSIIAHAGVLQSNGYRNNSDYENKNYFLKGVFNKEKQPIEVIATFFDKKYGAENFYTTNPDWHEYEETQNSLLGVSTTFRTEKFKITPRVYWKRGQDIFLLKRDDPSFFRNLHITNKVGVETNASYTSDLGVTGFGVDVSRVFISSNNLGKRSRTMANLFLEHRFKFADDKLDITPGVAVTYFSDFKFHAFPGLDIGYQFSENLKVYGNLGVTYRIPTYTDLYYNDPGTIGNENLEPEEAFAQEIGLKYNTGKFTTSVALFNRDATDLIDFIRENTTISKFTATNIAKVNTKGFEANVDYHFKLSDFKQTLSFGYTFLEDDILEQNKDLSRYSLNTLKHQFITRFASRLFKNVRQNIIYKHAERTVGTSYNVWDASIIVAINKFSFTVTANNIFDADYIESGFVPMPPSNVLFGLRYAF; the protein is encoded by the coding sequence ATGAAAATTAAAATTGCGTTAGTTAGCACCCTTATTTTTTCTGCTTTACAGATAAATGCTCAGGTAGCTCCTATAAAAAGAGACACTTTAAAAGAAATTGTAATTACATCTACTAGAATAGATTTGCCTTTTAAAGAGAATTCTAGAACGATAGATGTTATTTCATCCGAAGTAATAAAGAATAGTGCTGCTACAAATGTTGCAGATTTATTACAGCAAGTTGCAGGTGTAGATATTAGAAGAAGAGGAACTGCAGGTAGTCAGGCAGATTTATATATTAGAGGTGGAGGTTTCGATCAAACATTACTTTTAATTGACGGAATTAAAATGGATGATGCACAAACAGGACATCATACCATGAATGCCGCTTTACCTATTGAAGTTATTGAAAGAATAGAAATTATTAAAGGTCCTGCTGCTAGAGTTTTCGGACAAAATGCATTTACAGGAGCAATCAATATTGTTACTAAAAATAAATTAGAAGATACGGTTTCTGCAAATGTAGAAGCGGGGTCTTTTGGTCAAATTAATCGTTCTATTACTGTTGGCAAAGATTTTGAAAACACCTCTATTATAGCACACGCAGGTGTTTTACAATCGAACGGTTATAGAAATAATTCTGATTATGAAAATAAAAATTATTTCTTAAAAGGTGTTTTTAATAAAGAAAAGCAACCTATAGAAGTAATTGCTACTTTTTTTGATAAAAAGTATGGAGCAGAAAATTTTTATACCACCAATCCAGATTGGCATGAATATGAAGAAACTCAGAATAGTTTATTAGGAGTATCAACAACTTTTAGAACCGAAAAATTTAAAATTACGCCAAGAGTTTATTGGAAAAGAGGACAAGATATCTTTTTATTAAAAAGAGATGATCCTAGTTTTTTTAGAAACCTACATATTACCAATAAAGTAGGTGTAGAAACCAATGCGTCTTATACATCAGATTTAGGAGTTACCGGTTTTGGAGTAGATGTTTCTAGAGTTTTTATCAGCAGTAATAATTTAGGAAAAAGAAGCAGAACCATGGCTAATTTATTTTTAGAACATCGTTTTAAATTTGCTGATGACAAGTTAGATATTACACCAGGAGTTGCGGTTACTTATTTTTCTGATTTTAAGTTTCATGCGTTTCCAGGATTAGATATTGGGTATCAGTTTTCTGAAAACTTAAAAGTTTACGGAAACTTAGGTGTTACGTATAGAATACCAACGTATACAGATTTGTATTATAATGATCCAGGAACTATAGGAAATGAAAACTTAGAGCCAGAAGAAGCGTTTGCACAAGAAATAGGATTAAAGTATAACACAGGAAAATTTACAACTTCTGTTGCTCTTTTTAATAGAGATGCTACTGATTTAATCGATTTTATTAGAGAAAACACCACAATATCTAAATTTACTGCCACTAATATTGCAAAAGTAAATACCAAAGGTTTTGAGGCAAATGTAGATTATCACTTTAAATTAAGTGATTTTAAACAAACATTATCTTTTGGGTATACTTTTTTAGAGGATGATATTTTAGAACAGAATAAAGATTTATCTCGTTATTCTTTAAACACATTAAAACATCAATTTATAACTCGTTTTGCAAGTAGATTGTTTAAAAATGTAAGACAAAACATTATTTATAAACATGCAGAAAGAACTGTGGGTACAAGTTATAATGTTTGGGATGCTTCTATAATTGTAGCTATTAATAAATTTAGTTTTACGGTAACAGCTAATAATATTTTTGATGCAGATTATATAGAATCTGGTTTTGTGCCAATGCCACCAAGTAATGTGTTATTCGGTTTGCGTTATGCATTTTAA
- a CDS encoding PLP-dependent aminotransferase family protein, whose translation MIGSPVNILFKQLIDFDKSIPQPVYIQVAQQIINAIQRGYLTKGTLLPGTRVFGQLLKIHRNTAVAIYEELASQGWVEIIPNKGTFILEPELKTAKIKATSQKINQAYNYAKTTGFPFQKSFHLASTTQLTDAKYIINDGKPDLRLHPVHQFSRWYSAAMNRKTLIKKWNRANESSYSLFQTQLSNYLNATRGFHIKPNNLISTRSTEMSLYIVSQLLIKQNDVVLVGQLSNYAANMIFQQAGATIKTIPVDANGLDIDYIRKHFIKGSIRCIYICAHRDYPTMVKLSVERRLALMQLAAAYGFAIIEDDYDYDFQFEGSAMLPMASADVNGMVIYLGKLGQSLFPSFQTGFVIAPENLISEAKNYLQLLDAQGDLIQQQMLSELINEGEIYRLMKKNIIIYKQRRDCLCKLLTQYFSEIAQWEIPAGGLAIWLQFQQHISLVKLAEEAEKHDLFLPKTVLYQDKNTCAIRFGFGHLDLEEIETVIKKLKSAYNKVTE comes from the coding sequence ATGATAGGTAGTCCGGTTAATATACTTTTTAAACAATTAATTGATTTTGACAAATCGATACCTCAACCTGTGTACATACAAGTTGCACAGCAAATTATAAATGCAATACAACGTGGCTATTTAACAAAAGGAACTCTTTTACCAGGAACTCGCGTATTTGGTCAATTGTTAAAAATCCATAGAAATACAGCTGTTGCAATTTACGAAGAATTAGCCTCACAAGGTTGGGTAGAAATCATACCCAATAAGGGCACTTTTATTTTAGAGCCAGAATTAAAAACAGCAAAAATAAAAGCGACTTCACAAAAAATAAATCAAGCATACAATTACGCCAAAACAACAGGGTTTCCATTTCAAAAATCATTTCATTTAGCATCAACTACGCAGTTAACAGATGCAAAGTATATTATTAATGACGGCAAACCCGATTTACGTTTGCACCCTGTTCATCAATTTTCTAGATGGTATAGTGCGGCTATGAATCGAAAAACATTGATAAAAAAATGGAATAGAGCTAACGAATCTTCTTATTCCTTATTTCAAACACAGCTCTCTAATTATTTAAATGCAACAAGAGGTTTTCACATCAAACCCAACAACTTAATTAGTACACGTAGCACAGAGATGAGTTTGTATATTGTTTCTCAATTATTGATAAAACAAAATGATGTAGTATTGGTAGGTCAATTAAGTAATTATGCCGCCAATATGATTTTTCAGCAAGCAGGCGCAACCATTAAAACAATCCCGGTAGATGCCAATGGTTTAGATATAGATTATATTAGAAAACATTTTATAAAAGGCAGTATTAGATGTATATATATATGTGCGCATAGAGATTACCCAACCATGGTTAAATTAAGTGTAGAGCGTCGTTTAGCTTTAATGCAATTAGCTGCAGCATACGGTTTTGCAATTATTGAAGATGATTACGATTACGATTTTCAGTTCGAAGGTTCTGCAATGTTACCAATGGCAAGCGCCGATGTAAACGGAATGGTTATTTATTTAGGAAAATTAGGGCAATCATTATTCCCTAGTTTTCAAACAGGATTTGTAATAGCACCAGAAAACTTAATTTCAGAAGCAAAAAACTATTTACAATTATTAGATGCACAAGGCGATTTAATTCAGCAACAAATGTTATCCGAATTAATTAATGAAGGTGAAATTTATCGTTTGATGAAAAAAAACATCATCATCTACAAACAAAGACGCGATTGTTTGTGTAAACTCTTAACGCAATATTTTTCTGAAATAGCACAATGGGAAATTCCTGCTGGCGGATTAGCAATTTGGTTACAATTTCAGCAGCATATATCTTTGGTCAAACTAGCTGAAGAAGCAGAAAAGCACGATTTATTTCTACCCAAAACAGTTCTTTATCAGGATAAAAACACCTGCGCTATCCGTTTTGGTTTTGGTCATTTAGATTTAGAAGAGATAGAAACAGTGATTAAAAAATTAAAAAGTGCTTATAATAAGGTAACTGAGTAA
- the bioB gene encoding biotin synthase BioB, which produces MSEVRHNWTKEEVLEIYNKPLMELLYEAATIHREQHDPNVVQVSTLLSIKTGGCSEDCGYCPQAARYHTNVEGNDLMTVNQVKAQALRAKESGSSRVCMGAAWRNVKDGPEFDQVLDMVRTVNKLEMEVCCTLGMVTENQAKRLAEAGLYAYNHNLDSSEEYYKEVISTRGYQDRLDTINNVRKTNVTVCSGGIIGMGETEVDRAGMLVALSTLNPQPESTPINALVAVEGTPLEDEKPVEIWDMIRMVATTRIVLPETQVRLSAGRTQMSREGQAMCFFAGANSIFAGDKLLTTPNPDVNEDLKMFKLLGLNPQKPFTKKVQPETVSAENSKYQSLQEKPKWTRPGHKIKRNEEARLKS; this is translated from the coding sequence ATGAGTGAAGTAAGGCATAATTGGACAAAAGAAGAGGTCTTAGAAATTTATAACAAACCCTTAATGGAGTTGTTGTACGAGGCAGCTACGATTCATAGAGAACAACATGATCCTAATGTAGTGCAGGTATCAACTTTATTATCAATAAAAACAGGTGGTTGTTCCGAAGATTGTGGTTATTGCCCGCAAGCAGCAAGATACCATACCAATGTAGAAGGTAATGATTTAATGACTGTAAACCAGGTAAAAGCACAAGCGTTAAGAGCAAAAGAAAGTGGAAGTTCTAGAGTTTGTATGGGAGCCGCTTGGAGAAATGTAAAAGACGGACCCGAATTTGACCAAGTTTTAGACATGGTGAGAACTGTAAATAAATTAGAGATGGAGGTTTGTTGTACGTTAGGTATGGTTACCGAAAATCAGGCTAAAAGGTTGGCCGAAGCAGGTTTGTATGCCTATAATCATAATTTAGATTCATCAGAAGAATATTACAAAGAAGTAATTTCTACAAGAGGTTATCAAGATCGATTAGATACTATAAATAATGTACGTAAAACAAATGTTACTGTTTGTTCTGGCGGAATTATTGGAATGGGAGAAACTGAGGTAGATAGAGCAGGCATGTTAGTTGCTTTGTCTACATTAAATCCGCAGCCAGAATCTACACCTATTAATGCGTTAGTTGCCGTTGAAGGAACTCCTCTGGAGGATGAAAAACCCGTTGAAATTTGGGACATGATTCGTATGGTAGCAACAACCAGAATTGTTTTGCCAGAAACGCAGGTTCGTTTATCTGCAGGGAGAACGCAAATGAGTAGAGAAGGGCAAGCAATGTGTTTCTTTGCAGGTGCCAATTCTATTTTTGCAGGAGATAAATTATTAACAACTCCAAACCCAGATGTAAATGAGGATCTAAAGATGTTTAAACTATTAGGTTTAAATCCGCAAAAACCATTTACTAAAAAAGTACAACCAGAAACAGTGTCTGCAGAGAATTCTAAATATCAATCTTTACAAGAAAAACCAAAATGGACTAGACCAGGCCATAAAATTAAAAGAAATGAAGAAGCACGACTAAAATCATAG
- a CDS encoding LexA family protein, with amino-acid sequence MTESKTLTFFTPKTSSGNGAIFVDTGISAGFPSPADDFRETRISLDDELIQNKDATFFAKVKGQSMIGAGLDDNDLLVIDRSLEPTNNKIAVCFLDGEFTVKRLRVEKNEVWLQPENPNYPIINITEENDFMIWGIVTSVIKKV; translated from the coding sequence ATGACTGAATCTAAAACACTTACTTTTTTTACTCCTAAAACTTCTTCTGGAAACGGAGCTATCTTTGTAGATACTGGTATTTCTGCTGGTTTTCCTTCTCCTGCAGATGATTTTAGAGAAACCAGAATTTCTTTAGACGATGAATTGATTCAGAATAAAGATGCTACCTTTTTTGCAAAAGTAAAAGGACAATCTATGATTGGTGCTGGTTTAGACGATAACGATTTATTAGTAATAGACAGAAGTTTAGAACCTACCAATAATAAAATTGCCGTTTGCTTTTTAGATGGCGAGTTTACGGTAAAACGCCTACGTGTAGAAAAAAACGAAGTTTGGTTACAACCAGAAAACCCTAATTACCCAATTATAAACATCACCGAAGAAAATGATTTTATGATCTGGGGAATTGTAACAAGCGTTATCAAAAAGGTATAA